The window ttgaatttttgttgGATATAGATAGtgtaaatactttctcccattctatacATTGACTTCTTCTGAGTCTTTCCAaaagagttttcctttttttatagacagaaattcttaattttaatatagtccaTTTCaactttttcccttttatgtttaGGGCACTTTGTATTCtcttaggttttttgttttgttttgttttgttttgtttttgcctacttgctatatttttttcttacaaaaaaacaaaatataaaaaaataaacaaaccattgGTTTTTTTATAATATGCGATTGTTCTAAAGCAAAAACAACCCTTTGCCCTGCTGCCATTACACAGTAAGAATGCATATCATGTTTCACAGTCAAAACACTTTATATCCTAAGGTAAGccaaaaatgaaagggaaatccTATCACACCACCAAAAAACCCTTAAGTATTTCCCATAAATTAACTTACTATCAAATGTTTATTCCTTACTTCTGCAATACTGATGCCTAAAGAAACATCACAACTTATGTGCATATGATAATGATGtggaaaattgcattttttccccactatGAACAGGCTAATACAAACGTGGTAGCCTTGTAGGGTTTTTCCTTTAAACATAGgttgtattttttattcaaatagcCAGATGTTCTGAAGTGTGATATCCTTGCAACATCTTTTCCAGAaggcatttttctttccaaatgccttcctttcataactaatattaaataaattaatgtgttcATGGTTGTTCCTTTTATCCCCATCGTCCTCCTAGATTAACTTTTCTTCTTGTCAAAGTATGTCCTCTAACAGTTCTTTTAGGGATTGTGTGTGGTGGCAAaggtttttactttttgtttgtcaGGAAACTaattttgtcctcatttttgaATGATAGTTTAGCTGGGTATGAAATTCTAGGCTAATGGTCTTCTTTCCCCTCAGCATCCATATATATTGTTGCAGATGAAAGACATAATTGCTATTTCTATGTTTCTAAACTATGTTTTCTCTTtggtatttttgaaaattcttctCTTTGAAGTTTTGCAGTTTTACAAAACTTTTTCAAGGTGTGGATTTAGCTTTCTTTATCCTGAACAGTATTCAATGTGTACATTGTTTTCCTGAGGATTTCTGTTGTCCTGCacactatacattttttagcTATTATATATCCAAATATTACTTGCCTATCATTCCCTCTACTCTCTTCATCAGGATCATCTATGTCGGTCAAGTTACTAAATTTGTCCTCTATATCTCTTATTTgctcttcataatttttatctctttctttctgggTGAATTCTTCAAATTCTCTTTCATTAATTCAAACTTTAACTCTATCCAGTCAAGACTATCTCACTtgtagaatttatatttaaattattatatttaattagatATGGGATTTGTTAATGAATTCCTTTTCATAACAAAATGTTGTTTCACTTATTGCTATTTTTGTGTTGTAATTCCCAGAccattttaaatggaagaaatttatttcttcaaacaacttcaaaattcacattttaaagtattCGTCAGACTGTTCCATAAAAGTAATTTCATCAAGAGTGAATGTTTCATTTGATGATTTTGTTGGATGTTGCAACCCACTAGCATGCCTTAATTTTCAAGTAACATAAAAAACGTGTCTCAATTGACTTAAACCAGAAgggaaatttattatcttacatatCATGTTCCCCAGTAGAGCAGCTCTAGGGATAATTAATTCAGTGGCTCAATAAAAttatcagaattttttctttctcttttgtgacTCTGCCATACTAAAAATGCCAGATTTGTCCATGGCGACTCTCCTTATGGTTACAAAATGACTAAACAGGCCCAGATGTTCTATGCAGACCCAATAATATCCACCAGAACAATAGACGCCATCTCTTCCTACACATTTTTTcagtcagtaaaaaaaaataaactttcccaAAATGTCATATAGATTCAACATTGCATCAAAAGTATTCCTAAGTAAATCACTGAGAAAGGGATTCAGATAACCATGTTTGGTTTAGTTAAATGGCATGGCTGTGTATACAAAAATGGATTACTCAAACAAAATTTAGTTCTGTTAAAAGCAAGAAGAgcagaggaaaacaataaaatcagcTGTCTTGGCTATCTTTgcattaaatacatttacttatttaacatTTCACATTAACATTAACATTGGTTTGCATGGTCATTTTACTAGGAAAAGCGTTGTTTATGGTTTGTCATGtttattctcttcttcctccGTTATGACCCTTGTTCAcctaggagtttttgtttttgtttttttaagaattcaattaaatatttattgaacaaatgcaaaataaatgaactagggGATATTTTAACCTGAAGATACAATAAACAACTTCAAATATTCAGAAGGCTGTCACACAAAAAATGAGACTTGTTCAGTATTTCTCTAAAAGGCAGAAATTACACCGAGGGATAAATCTGAGCAAGGAACAGGCTCCAGGATAGTTGTACAAACTGTATCACTTAGTAGCTTCTTTCTCAATATAATGCATCCCACACGCTATGTTCCCTTCTTCTGAAAGGAAACATGACAACTCAGTACTCCTCAGGGACATCTTAAATAAGCTGCATTTTCATGGCAAGCCCTCCACTGCCGGCAATGGATGTACTCACTCCATCAGAAGAAAGTGTGAAGTTAACAAACTGGTTTACCAAGGAAATGAGTTTTTTGCTGCTCAGCTGTATTTCAGTATCCTGTATTAGTGACTCTCAGGAggtgaggagaaaagagagaatattCTCCAAAGCGGGTGAGTCAGAATGCCCTGCCGTTCAGATACTGCCCCTGGGGACAGCCCCTCATGCCCCAGTGAATCACTACAAGTACCCACGAGTGGTATGGGAGGGTGGGAGTGTGCTGTGTGCCGGGGCAGGAGAGACAGCTGACAGCCGCGTgctgcagggagcaggagggcCACGCTCACGAGTCATGAGGGAATAGAAGCTGACTATGAACTGACAGGCTCCATCCCAATCGCCAATTACAAAATGAGAACTCTTTCAACTAGTCAGCATGATCCTTAAGgacaaaatacatataatatactttatgttatatatgtatttttatcacaTACTCAGTGAGGAATGCTGAGGTGCTTCATCCATCCAATGAATTGAAAATAAGGATTTGACATTTCTCTATTTGTCAGTATACAGGACTCTGAACGTGGGTGTGGGACTCAACGGCAAGTCAATTTTCAAGGAAAGCCACATAATCAGTCAGTCTGGCTAACTGCTGTTCGTTGGGGATTGGTGGAGCTTGTGCAGGTTCTTATAAAGGAATAAACCTGCTAAAGGACACATCCAGGGCCCCTGCAACTGGCTTTTTGGGCATAACCATCCTTGTGGTCGAGTCAGCTTGCCATCCTTGTTCTAATATACCTTTCACAGCCTCTTCCACAGGCAGCCCGACAAAAGCTGCGAAATCGTCGGCGATGATTGAGGTATAAGCTTGAGACACCAGGGCGAATGCTCGTCTCCTTGTTGCATCTCTAAGGGCTTCCATGATTGGCTGCACCGTCTCAGACCACTGGTGAGCATTGATGGTCGTATAGATTCCAGGGAAATCTCTCTGCCAGATTCGCTGTCCTACTGACCAAATTCCCCCGAGTTCAGAACTTGCAGATTTTATAGCAGGTGGTATTCTTTTCCAGAGATATCTTGCATTGTTCATGTCATTATGGAGCAGATACAAAGCTAAAAGCTGACCATACACTGGGGGTGTAGCAATTCCTCCAGGAGCCTCAAGTTCCTGGTTCTCGCACTGATCCAGCAACTTCTTGAAACTAAAGGCACTTTCTGCCATCACGGCAACGGGCATCTTCCCGGCCGGTCCCGCCGCTGCACCTTCCTGATAGCCAGACCCCTCTCACCTaggagttttaaaattactttagtCTGTCCCACCCCCAAGTCCATAACCAGTTATAACAGCATTTTAACATTCTCATGATAAAATTatgttactaccgtgtttccccgaaaataagacctagccagaccatcagctctaatgtatcttttggagcaaaaattaatataagacctggtctcatttttacttataagaccgggtataatataataaaatatattattaataccgggtcttacattaatttttgctccaaaagacgattagagctgatggtccagctacgtcttattttcagggaaacggggtATGTAAGATAACCCAAAAGTTAATTGcttaaaacaataagcatttattttctcagtctcAGTGTCTATATAAAAATGAGCTTTTATAGTTTGTTCTCTCTCCTTTATCCCATCCTTAtggaactttatttttagagctgTTTAGGTTTACAGAGAAATTGAGAAGTCCCCATATATTCCCTTTCCCCTGCCCAGTTTCCTCTATCACTAACATTTTATGCTTGTGTTACACTTGCTATAATTGATGAACTAATattaatatagtattattaaataaagtccaTAGATTACATTAGAATTCACTCTTTGTATTGTGCAGTTCTATGGGTTTTGCCAAATGCATGTTACGTATCCACCATTACAATatcataaagaatattttcactgtcctaaaagtCCCTGTACTCCACCTATTCATCTTACCCCTTTTtacccttcccctccccagccaCCACTGATCTTTGTCtccataatttttcctttcttagaatgtcatatagctggaatatacagccttttcagattggcttctttcacgaacaatatgcatttaaggttcctctatgtctttccatggcttgacagctcatttcttttcatggccaaataatattccattgactgaatgtaccataatttatctAGTCACTTATTAAAGAATATCTGAattgcttccaatttttggcaCTTATGAAAAAGTCTGCTATACACTTTTGTGTGcaggattttgtgtggacatgtgttttcaacGCATTTGAGTCAATACCAAGGATTATAATTGCAATACAGTACAGTAAGAATGTTTATTATTGTAGAAcctgccaaagtgttttccaaagtgactattatcattttaatttccaccagcaatgaatgagagttcctattcctccacatccttgacagCATTCGATGTTGtcaatgttttggattttggccattctaagaggtgtgtagttgtatctcattgtttaatttgcatttccctgatgacatataaTGTGGAGATATATTGCATCTGCTTAtgttttgccatctgtatatattctttggtaaagtgtctgttcagatcttttgccctcCATTAAATTGGGATGTTTGTTGTCatattgctgagttttaagagttctttgagTATTTTTACTAGATCTGTGATTTATTagatgtgttttgcaaatattgtctccgtctgtgttttactttttcattctaACAGTGTCCTTAAcagagcagtttttaattttaataaaatccaacatcaatttttttctttcatggattgtgcttttggtgttgtatctaaaaagtcttCACCAAATGCAAGATCAAACTTGATTTTCTCTCAggttatcttctagaagtttcataggtgtagattttacatttaggtctatgatctattttgagttaatttttgttaaagtGTAATGtgtctaattttccttttcttcttctttcttcattctttctccttctcctccgtCGCCCCCTCCTCTTTTTTTGACATGTTGTCCTCgcacatttgttgaaaatgacAGGCTAAGCTTTCTCCATTGATtacttttgctcctttgtcagtGATCAACTGACCATATttatatgggtctatttctgagctctccaTTGATTAATTCATCCATTTTCATCAGTATCACCCTGTCTTGGTTACTATAGCAAGTCTTAAGTTGGTGTCAGTCCTTTAACTTGTTGTTCTTCAATAATGTAGCAggtattctgggtcttttgcctgaATCAAGTTGTTGATTTCCACAAAGTAACTTGTTGGGATTTttaattgggattgcattaaatcaataaatcaatttgGGAACAATTGAGACTTTAACAACATGAAGTTTTCCTATCCATAAGTGTGaaacatgtttccatttattaagatctcctttgatttctttaatttttgtcagtttccttACATACTAGTAAATCTTGTACATATTGTTTGATTTATACTAAttatctctctcttcctgtctctctctctttggtgTAATATAAATGTTTGAATGTCAAGTGCATAGGtaacaatggacttttgtatgttaaccttgtatcctgAAAACTTGCTATAATTGGACTTTAGTTCCAAGAGTTTTTTTGTTGATTCTTGGGACTTTTCTCTCATTACATTAGGTAGAATTTCCAGTACAATGTTAATAGGAGTGGTGAAGGAGACATTCTTGccttttttcctgatcttagaaggaaAACATCTAGTTTTCCACTATTAAGTAAATATGTTAGCTGTTTTtcatagatgttctttatcaaggaAAGGAATTTTTCTATTCTTAGCTTGCTGAGTTTTTAATCATGGGTGGgtgctgtattttgtcaaatggcTTTTCTGTAATCTATTGGTATGACCGTATAGTTCTGCTTTAGTCTAATGAAACTAGTTTAATGAAAACTGTGATGtttcattaattgatttttcaatattGAACCAGTCTTGCTCCCCTGGAATAAATGCCATTTGGTTGTTGTAGTTTtggaattgaaaaatataatcctTGGTAAAAGCAACAGGAACGTTAACTACAAgttagataaataaacaaaaagtaaactaAGGAAAATAAGGGAGTCAGAAGTGTTAATACAGATGTAAGACCACATAAAACACCGGATGTGACTAAACAAGGTCTTATTCCACTGGGTTAAATTTTCAACCAAACAGAGATTTAAATTCTCCCAAATCAATCCATGTGTAcacaccaaacaaaaacaaagttaaatatattttgtggaagaaattaaaacaaatttttgtttttaagttatgtTAACATCACTATCTGGTGTAGGAAAACTAGAATATGgtattattttcagatattttgcatTATCATATTTAAgagctagaaataaaaacaaattctaagtcttaacaaatttcagTGATTTCCTTAAATcagtgaaaaagtgaaaatacatatAGATCCTCagaatttgaaacattttctccaaCATACTCACAACCACAAAAAGCTTCAAGGACTGTAAGCTTAGATGGAGTACAAATCAAGACTAATTCTACTACAGTTTACTTTGCTGATTGAGATCAAAAGTGGGCAAATAATCTTGCTGTATAAGGAGGTTGCAAATTAAAGTAGGATGCAATCAGTTTTCTTAGAGCCTTATACAAGATACGGTAGTAAAATGATCTAATCAGTATTTATCagtaaaatgtgaaatgaaactTAGCAAATAAATCGAGCTGTTtattgccttttttcttctttctgtaatTTGCAACACAGAGAAGTCTACGGACAACATCAGTACCTGCTCTGTAGAATTACTGTGAGGCTTTTATTGCCAGAaccatttctccctttctccagtAACTTCAAGGAATAAAAAGTGGCTCATTCCTTTGACTCCCAACTGGAATAATCTAGAAAGGTATATATATCTTCCTGTAAAAAAACTTACGTTTACTAAAATATAAGTGTTTGTATTTTCTACAAAAAGGGACATGGTATACTTGGAGTATCatttacttacttttaaaaagatgaagtaTTCAAGGTAATCAAGACACTTGGATGATATACAGTAGaaagcattttcaaatgaaaagcaCACACTAAGTCCTCTTAGAAAACTAAGGATTTTAAATGGGTTTGAAATTCTCTCGTTTAGCTTGTAAGTAATCCTGAATGAGTCCTACAATATCTTCAATTATCTGCCTATCAAAAAGTCTATTTAGTTTCTAAAAATATCATACCACATCAccaaaaatgctaaatattttttgataagagaattttatttaaagaaaagtcacaaagattaacaaaaattttatgaaCACAATTTTGTTAGTAATAATTAACAATCATGAGTGGTTTAATATGTATCACTTGTTATGTGATTCACATTAAAATATAGGTTTCTACCTCTatccaatacttttttttaatatttcaatttttaacaaatataaaaataagacagtATACATGGAACAGATTtactaaatacttttaaattatgcttCCTTCTACATCAGATACTAAGTCAATTTTAAAACCATCTGCAAATTAAGTGGactttccattttaattcctAAAGTTAAAGAAGGTAAGTACTAAATAGAACtcaaaaatgcataaaagaaactgtcatgaagtttaaaagaaaaaatactacattAGCAATATCATAAATTAACAAAGAATTTCCCCAAAAGCATTGCAAAAGTAAGGTACACTAAATGTTTTAGAATGATTAAGTCTAGAATATTTTTACTTGCATCCTCGTCCATACAGTTTAAAACACCAAAGTACTGACTGAAATATGAAaggcccatttttaaataatagacgGCAGCATGtgtcattttaagaataaaagaaggaCTATGTGCTTTAATTTGCAAACAGTGTTCTTTAGTCAAGTAATCCTCAGTGTTTCCATTATTCTTGATTCATAATCCAAAATTCTTTAAGTACTGTGTGAAAAAAGAGACCATCTTGTTACTGATGGAAAGCTTCTAATCTTATCCGGGTTGGATCTTCTGGATGTCTCAAGGCAATTCCATTACGCAGGAGCAGCTCAACGTAAGGTGGCCAAAAAGAATCACTAACTTTGACATATGGATCATGTGGAgcatcaaataatttatttaaaagaatctagggggaaaaaacattcaaaatataccttacttgggaaaaaaattgatacagctataataaaagattaatacagttttttaccaaagaatgaatgtttttttctttgaataattgtTTATATCATAATtctatgtattaaataattttcttttttaaaagaaaaattcactatAGATATTAGTGAAAGAAGAAGCTTTAAAATTAATCTCTACATcttaactttgaaaacatttcctaaaaACTAGTTAAAAGGCATTTACAATTCTCCCACTCTTTTGGCACTAATAATTTCTTTAGGTTAGAAGTTTGGGCATAactacttcttaaaaataaaaacaagaaagttaaataaatactCAACAAAGTATGtgcaaaattcaaaatacatgCATGTCTTAATATTTGGGGGAACAAGAAATCACCAGCCCTGTGCTCCCTCCAAAACACCTGTTCTAATGATAAATCTTCAAAACTATTCTATCATCATCACTTCCTTCAACTGCATCCTGaatatctttgatttcttcactAAGGATGTTGAGGGATTACAACTACAAACAGAAGTTTTGAGTATTTGTAGTAAATTATATAAGCTAACATTTCCCAAACTGTACAAGTATTCCATTGAATTGGTCTCCCTAAGGATGTTCTTAGTCTTGAAAGCCAGGGTTCTCTGGTCAAATAAGGTGGGGAAAGATTGCTAATGTGCACCGAAAACAACCTGTCTTTCCTAGATCCACTGACATtaggaaaattttttttgagaaacacgTAACTGAAATTCTTTGAACACTAATgttctatgaaaaatgctaaATGTATATCAATTTTTATTCTGCCTCCTGAGGTACTACACTCTGTCTCTACAAATTACAAAACCAGAattcagaaaggttaagagaTTCCTCAAGGGGAAAGTTATAGTGGCAGATCATGAATTAGACAGTGTATCTCTGAATTGCCAGACcaaagctaaaattaaaacatattactttaaggaatatgaaaaagaagaagcataatttatacaaatattaagtgccataaaaataaaagtgtaactACGAAGCTCTCATCTAAATCACATTTCATAATACTATCAGCATCTTAATTCTTGAAATGATGTTTTCATCTATCATGAACTTTAGCTCTTTCAAGTACACATACTGGGGAAAAAGAATCTTTTGGTCTCATTCTTTTAGGTatgatgataaaataattaaatagtattCCTATTTTAGagcaattgtttattttaatacaatttaaaaccatccttacttttcatttctaacttcaattatattaattaaaattctaatagaTGCCAGCAATAATTAAATGctaatatttaactttaaaatgaacatatatattgtttcatttttcactgaattGCAGCTTATATATTGGTGACCTTTATCATTGATAATATAAGTGTTGGAGACAAAATATGGTTTGTAATTATAAGTTTTAGATGGAATCTCATAgtataatattcaaaaattacacatatatttccCAGTTAATAACTGTCCATATCTGCCACTTATgacagtttttattaaaaaaaagttgtcatCCATgagaaacaataatttattagtttcagtataaaatagaataactaaaaatatgttaaaagaggCTAATCACAAAtctaataatttgtattttacttcCAAAGCaatattctat is drawn from Rhinolophus ferrumequinum isolate MPI-CBG mRhiFer1 chromosome 7, mRhiFer1_v1.p, whole genome shotgun sequence and contains these coding sequences:
- the LOC117024491 gene encoding COP9 signalosome complex subunit 8-like, whose amino-acid sequence is MPVAVMAESAFSFKKLLDQCENQELEAPGGIATPPVYGQLLALYLLHNDMNNARYLWKRIPPAIKSASSELGGIWSVGQRIWQRDFPGIYTTINAHQWSETVQPIMEALRDATRRRAFALVSQAYTSIIADDFAAFVGLPVEEAVKGILEQGWQADSTTRMVMPKKPVAGALDVSFSRFIPL